The Bdellovibrio bacteriovorus W nucleotide sequence TCGTACTTTTCATGAAGGGCACTCAACAGTTCCCAATGTGCGGTTTCTCTGCACGTGCGTGCGCAATCCTTCAAGACATCGGCGTGAAGTTTCACGATGTAAACGTACTTGAAGACGAAGAGATTCGCGAAGGTATCAAAACTTTCGGAAACTGGCCGACAATTCCACAACTTTACATCAACAAACAACTTGTTGGTGGAAGCGACATCATGATGGAAATGTACCAAGCTGGTGAACTTCAGGAATTAATCAAGTAATTCTATGAG carries:
- a CDS encoding hypothetical protein (COG0278 Glutaredoxin-related protein), whose protein sequence is MASVNERIEAILNDNKIVLFMKGTQQFPMCGFSARACAILQDIGVKFHDVNVLEDEEIREGIKTFGNWPTIPQLYINKQLVGGSDIMMEMYQAGELQELIK